The following coding sequences are from one Tachysurus vachellii isolate PV-2020 chromosome 7, HZAU_Pvac_v1, whole genome shotgun sequence window:
- the slc1a1 gene encoding excitatory amino acid transporter 3, with translation MSMDMLAKKERRGRDVKGMLKRNWVLIATIASVFLGTGLGVLVREYAALSHLDKQYFGFPGELLMRMLKLVILPLIISSMITGVAALDSEVSGRIGLRAVIYYLSTTIIAVILGIILVTTIKPGISQTADDIDRDGSTPNVTTVDTLLDLLRNMFPENLVQACFQQYKTQRKEIELPVSNTSNMVTTTFPPLTTIITAVAQNLTKDYTIVGTYSDGINVLGLIVFCVAFGLVIGKMGERGRILLEFFDALNEATMRLVQIIMCYMPVGILFLIAAKIIEVDDWEIFRKMGLYMMTVLSGLAIHAIIFLPLIYFAFVRKNPFTFALGMAQALLTALMISSSSATLPVTFRCAEENNRIDKRITRFVLPVGATINMDGTALYEAVAAIFIAQLNGLDLDVGQIVTISITATVASIGAAGVPNAGMVTMVIVLTAVGLPASDVTIIVAVDWLIDRFRTMVNVLGDAYGAGIVQKLSKRELERMDLTSDVDVANPFALETTLDDEECEKKSYVNGGFTVDKSDAISFTETSQF, from the exons ATGAGTATGGACATGTTGGCCAAGAAGGAAAGGAGAGGCAGAGATGTGAAAGGCATGCTGAAGAGAAACTGGGTTCTCATAGCAACCATTGCCTCTGTGTTTCTGG GAACTGGACTGGGTGTGTTAGTAAGGGAATATGCTGCACTCTCCCATCTTGATAAGCAATACTTTGGTTTTCCTGGTGAGCTGTTGATGAGAATGCTAAAGCTTGTTATCTTGCCCTTAATCATCTCCAGCATGATAACAG GAGTAGCAGCTCTGGATTCAGAGGTGTCAGGCCGCATTGGACTCCGTGCAGTCATCTACTACTTATCCACCACAATCATAGCTGTTATTCTTG GTATAATCTTGGTAACAACTATTAAACCTGGAATCTCTCAGACAGCAGACGATATTGACCGAGATGGATCCACTCCAAATGTTACCACTGTTGACACACTGTTGGATCTTCTCAG gaatATGTTTCCAGAGAATCTGGTGCAGGCATGCTTTCAGCAG TACAAGACTCAGCGCAAGGAGATAGAACTGCCTGTGTCAAACACCAGCAATATGGTTACAACAACATTCCCACCTTTAACCACCATAATTACAGCTGTTGCACAG AACCTGACCAAAGACTACACTATAGTAGGGACATACTCTGACGGCATCAATGTTCTCGGTctcattgtgttttgtgttgcgTTTGGACTGGTCATTGGCAAAATGGGGGAACGGGGACGTATCCTGCTGGAGTTCTTTGATGCCCTGAATGAGGCCACAATGAGACTGGTCCAAATCATTATGTG TTACATGCCTGTGGGTATCTTATTCCTGATTGCTGCTAAGATCATTGAAGTAGATGACTGGGAAATCTTTAGGAAAATGGGTCTATACATGATGACTGTGCTTAGTGG ACTTGCCATCCATGCCATTATTTTCTTACCTCTGATCTACTTCGCCTTTGTAAGAAAGAATCCATTCACATTTGCTCTGGGGATGGCACAGGCATTGTTAACAGCTCTAATGATCTCCTCAAG CTCTGCAACCTTACCAGTCACCTTCCGATGTGCAGAGGAAAATAATAGGATTGACAAGCGGATCACCCGGTTTGTCCTTCCAGTGGGTGCCACCATTAACATGGACGGTACTGCACTTTATGAGGCAGTGGCGGCCATATTTATTGCCCAGCTAAACGGTCTTGACCTTGATGTGGGACAAATAGTGACAATTAG TATTACAGCAACCGTAGCCAGTATTGGTGCAGCTGGAGTCCCTAATGCTGGAATGGTAACCATGGTGATCGTGCTGACAGCAGTGGGCCTTCCTGCCAGTGATGTCACCATAATTGTGGCTGTTGATTGGCTGAT TGATCGTTTCCGCACTATGGTCAATGTGCTGGGGGACGCCTATGGTGCTGGAATAGTCCAGAAGCTCTCAAAGCGTGAGTTGGAAAGGATGGACCTTACTTCTGATGTCGACGTAGCCAATCCGTTTGCCCTTGAGACCACTCTTGATGATGAAGAGTGCGAGAAGAAATCCTACGTCAATGGTGGCTTCACTGTGGACAAGAGTGACGCCATTTCTTTTACAGAGACCTCACAGTTTTAG